The following proteins are co-located in the Schistocerca nitens isolate TAMUIC-IGC-003100 chromosome 2, iqSchNite1.1, whole genome shotgun sequence genome:
- the LOC126235687 gene encoding serpin B6-like, which yields MGRTGSSAVLFALAWCAVAANSIYFPQQSEAEEATEQVRAVADPLALEAEPPTNGTQPGQAIQFSEEDGQPDVFVPAASLWLSQLDNIIARGVLQFAVDLDRTLWAAGGGRGAASGAGAVFSPLSVVGALALVLLGAGGRTHTEVATLLGLTTGVDLSGARADLFHEHFGRQLSRLVARPGVDTSTEVALASAIFLQRDFPLLRQFVAYAREVYRSEVLNLDFRLQPTLAQKAINDWVENKTRCKIRDFLPFPPLPETRIIIGSAIYFNGAWQVPFPLTHSMKRPFYVTGGYKGVVTPQDEVLEVTLMTNAADLPYATDSSLGCSILGLPYRGGEAVMYLVLPDKMGYQALRELEDRLDAPTLEHLIASTNTTPVILAVPRMSLEASTSLKDHLETMGVKTLFDQHAANLSGLSPGIRVQVENPDADNQTSADETFTVGPGLYVDDVLHKVQVEVTETGTVAAAATALSITRDGSRPVFRADHPFLFFIHHRATRLVMFWGRVIRPTPHTVRQVPQPADAAANS from the coding sequence ATGGGTCGAACCGGAAGTAGCGCCGTGCTGTTTGCGCTAGCGTGGTGCGCGGTGGCCGCCAATTCGATTTACTTCCCGCAGCAgtcggaggcggaggaggcgacggAGCAGGTGAGGGCGGTAGCCGATCCGCTAGCGCTGGAGGCGGAGCCTCCGACCAACGGGACGCAGCCGGGGCAGGCGATCCAGTTCTCGGAGGAGGACGGCCAGCCGGACGTGTTCGTGCCGGCGGCCAGCCTGTGGCTGTCTCAGCTGGACAACATCATCGCGCGCGGCGTGCTGCAGTTCGCCGTCGACCTGGACAGGACTCTGTGGGCGGCGGGGGGCGGCCGCGGCGCCGCCTCCGGCGCCGGCGCCGTCTTCTCGCCGCTGAGCGTCGTGGGCGCTCTGGCGCTGGTGCTGCTGGGCGCGGGCGGCCGCACGCACACCGAGGTGGCGACGCTGCTCGGGCTCACGACCGGCGTCGACCTGTCCGGGGCGCGCGCCGACCTCTTCCACGagcacttcggccggcagctgtcGCGCCTCGTAGCCCGGCCCGGGGTCGACACCAGCACCGAGGTCGCCCTCGCCAGCGCCATCTTCCTGCAGCGCGACTTCCCCCTGCTGCGCCAGTTCGTCGCCTACGCCCGGGAGGTCTACCGCAGCGAGGTGCTCAACCTCGACTTCCGGCTGCAGCCGACGCTCGCGCAGAAGGCCATCAACGACTGGGTGGAGAACAAGACGCGCTGCAAGATCCGCGACTTCCTGCCCTTCCCGCCGCTGCCGGAGACGCGCATCATCATCGGGAGCGCCATATACTTCAACGGCGCGTGGCAGGTCCCCTTCCCTCTCACGCACAGCATGAAGCGCCCCTTCTACGTCACCGGCGGCTACAAAGGGGTCGTGACGCCTCAGGACGAAGTGCTGGAGGTGACACTGATGACCAACGCTGCCGACCTGCCCTACGCGACCGATTCCAGTCTCGGCTGCAGCATTCTGGGGTTGCCCTACCGCGGAGGTGAGGCGGTGATGTACCTGGTACTGCCCGACAAGATGGGCTACCAGGCACTGCGCGAACTGGAGGACAGGCTGGATGCGCCGACTCTCGAACACCTCATCGCGTCGACCAACACCACGCCCGTCATCCTCGCAGTGCCCAGAATGAGTCTCGAAGCGAGCACCAGTTTGAAGGACCACCTGGAGACCATGGGAGTGAAGACCTTGTTCGACCAGCACGCGGCCAACCTCAGCGGCCTGTCACCGGGCATTAGGGTGCAAGTGGAGAACCCCGACGCCGACAACCAGACCTCGGCCGACGAGACCTTCACTGTGGGCCCCGGACTCTACGTGGATGACGTGCTGCACAAGGTGCAGGTGGAGGTCACGGAGACCGGGACGGTGGCCGCGGCGGCGACCGCCCTGTCCATCACCCGCGACGGCTCACGGCCCGTCTTCCGCGCCGACCACCCCTTCCTGTTCTTCATCCACCACAGGGCCACTCGTCTAGTCATGTTCTGGGGCCGCGTCATCAGACCGACACCACACACTGTGCGCCAGGTGCCGCAACCGGCGGACGCAGCTGCCAACTCATAA